ATACGCGTGTACGTGCGCATAGTTCTTCCTAATCTCTTCCGCGAATTTTCTACGAAACgacattgatataaaaaaaaaaaaaaaaaaaaaaaacaaaaagagagagagagaaaaataaatcaacgCACGGAAAGAAccgatgaaaaaataaatgataaaaaagaacaagagaacaattttcctattttctcttttctacgaaggaaatttttatttccctttctcctttcctccctTTCCTAACTCATCCCctctcctttctattttccCCCTTTCGTTTCACGACGACTTGTTTCGCTAAGCACGAAATTGTCTGATAAGAAAAGGACGTCAACCCTTGTAGATGTAACATGGCTCGAGAAGACACGGACGTCACTCACTTTGTAATtgttacataaatacatacatatgtatatatagtattttgGTATACACGTACGACATAACCCCTATCCTTGgatataatacaaacaaatagaaatatatttatctacgtatatgtgcgtacatatgtatataagtatagaaAAACCGGGTTTTACATTTGTCAACGAATAAATATGAGACGATATTTTATTGGCcgaaaattcttttcaaattttattattaacctgacaatgaaattaattaaaaatctacatatatgtatgtatatatatatatatatatatatatatatatattctaattgagataaaagagaaaaaattcaatactTTAATGATAAGTTTATCTAATACTTCAAACTTTTGATAATACTTatgatcaatattaatatttactacgtaacatattatattaatatatacatatattaaataatatcaattgtgataaaattactatattaataaataaataaatatatacttatagagAGCATATATAAGacttatacatattatagatttatctaatataataaaattaatatctatatatacttatacctatgtattatattttttacactttacttttctatgaaaaaaaatttcgtctTTCTACCCCTTCCCCTTTCACTTTCTCCCTTCCCccacccctctttctctctctctctctcccgacTAGATCTTGAATTATATCCatgaaaaagtataatacTTCTTTAACGACTTTTATTATACATGCCGGATGCATGAATATTCATGAGTTCGAAATGAGGTAGATGTACCTTACCGAGTGGAGGAAGggcgggagggagggagggtagGTGGGTGGTAGggaaagtaaaaaggaaaaaaaaaaagtattcacGAAAATAAACGCGAaaacaaatatgaaaaataataaaagggtGAGACGCGGAGTTCGGAACGTACGTGGTATATGCCGTAGCGACGGTCCCGTTCTTCGTATCGGTACTGTGACTTGATCTTCTTGAGtttgcgaaaaagaaaatgcttTTCAACGAGAACAGTAGAGACGCGTGCCTTCGTTCCCACGTGTACACGAACGAGAATAAAAGCCAGCAGAAAGTAGTCCAATGTACGACGTTGTTGCAAAAACTTaagggaaagggagaagggGTGAGGGAGGGGATAGAAGAAAGAGTAGAAGAGTACATGTTCGAGGGGTTGCTCGTGTCTAAAGGCTGAGAGAGGACGTATGGGGTGCATTGGATCGGTTGGGTGGGCAGGGGGTTAGTGGTAGTGATGgctgtggtggtggtggtggtgatggtgatagtagtagtggtaataTTGAGAGGAGGGCTGGTTGTAACCACGTATATCGTTCTACCGTCACGTATCTCGATCTCTCGCGAATCCGTAGCCGATATTTGCCCTCCATCCTGTCTAACGTAAGTGGACGATCTACGATTTCTTAGCCAAACAATAAAATCACTCTCGCACGTTGGTCCAAACTTCTCTTTAAGAGGCAAGGAAATTCAAAGACGATTGTTTAAACTTCAACATACCCGTGCTGAATGATCCattccgaaaaaaaaatatttatatatctatcaatctatctatatatatatatatatatatatatatatatgtgtgtgtatgtatgtatatatgatccATCGAAATACGACGAAATGTCTTCGTCGATCGAATCAATATTTATCtaagatttttatcgttattctatTCTAACGTAATTCTATCGTAATTCTGTTATATAAGGAAGGTGGGGTGTAATTATTGATTACGATATTAAAGGGGTCTCGAATTGGATCGATCGAGATTTTTCTTTGGGGGAAAAAAGTTAATTGAattgaaggaaagagaaaaaaggaaataaaagaaaaaaataaagaaagaaaaaagataagataaagaggaagaacaggagaaggaggaagaagaagaaagaggagaagaagaagaagaagaaaaagaagaagaagaagaagaataacgaaTTAGGTAACAAGTAATCGAGATAACTAGCATGAACGACCCAAACTATAGGATTATCTACGATACACACCAGAATACTAATCCATTTGTTATAGAGTTATACGTAAGTATACTAAGGGTTGCCAGGTCGATGTTATTTTAGGTGATATCTGAAGTAGctagagaaacagagagagagagagagaaagagagagagagagagagagagagagagagaggaagaaggaaagagagagagagagagagagaggaatcgTGTCGTTGAGACAGGCAAGTTCGCCCTGCTAGCGAAAGGGACATGAAGGACCCTCGAAGGTAATCTTGGCTCGTTCGCGGAGGGCTGCATTTTGATCCTCCAGGCTTCGGCCGTGGCACGCTCGCTCTGTTCCTACGCATTCACTATAATTAGAATTCCCTAATTAACGTGACccaacatttctctctctctcactctctctctctctccctctctctccttatctctctctctttctcgcaagCTGTAGTATAATCTTCCGGCTTGACCTCAGCTTCCCAACCTTTTTTGTCGCTTCTtcatctcctccttcttcttcttcttctttttcttctttttcctgttttttttcttcttcttcttcttcttctacttctttcgaGCTTCCCACTACTAGacagttaaaaaaagaaaaataaaaaagagaaaggaaaagaaaaagatctccctttctctccccacccctctctctctctttatctctcactTTATCTTTCGTCATCAAAAAGGTCGATCGAAAAATAATCTCGGCACGCTCTCAAAGAAAATACTTGTTCGtacattcgttcgttctttctttcgttctttctttcgttcgttcgttcgttcgttcgttcgttcgttcgttcattcattcgttggTTGTTTCCCATGAGAGAACGACTGGCACAAGTTGTCACCCTCTCGCGACGAGTTGTTTTGAAATAACTTTAAAATGTCGAACAAACACTCCGGTTTTACGTTGGCGAACGTGCtattgaagaagaaatgaaaaaataagctTTCCCTAACCGACACCCTGATAGATCTGTCAAATTGAAGGGGGTGGTTCGTGgtagtatctctctctcccggcACGATCCTTTCGCTATTTGATTAAGCACGTACAACGTTTTACTCGTTCTTCCTTCGATGTTACTTCCTTCAATGAGTCCTTCTATAATACCCCatacctatctatctaactaccTACCTAAAACTACCTATCTAACCTTACCACCTTACGATTTATCTCAATTAacgtttacaattttattgctttatttatttcctttcgatCAGGAAGAAATACTCATAACCTTGGCTTAATCTTTGAgaaagacaaacaaaaaaaaaagaaaagaaaagaacaaaagaaaaaagaaaggaacgaaagaaaaaaaaacgaaaaatttctttcatagtttatataaatattcaaaatcatTCCTAATTCGTGATCACATTTCCAAATGTCCAATCTAATACGAATTTTAAATCGACCGACACGTACGATCGACCGAAGGATCGAAAAGGGAGAGGATATACCAATGTTTCGGCTCTGTGTCACCGAACGACAATGTGTGTACTCCGCTGATAAATACAACGTAACAAGTTAAGTGGAATAACGAGTTCATCCCGGGTGGATCAGCACGACTGTGAGCACCAAGCTATACGGCTCACTACCTATAGTAGCACATTTTGAACGGACTTGTCCCGATTTTAGCAAAGATTTTGAACAAACTATATTATgagatatatacacacacatatattacattaaaatttttgtaagaaaataaaagaagaatacgcCGTGAATCAACATCGAACAAGCTAATAATTTTGATGtctgttaataaataaaagaaaaatcttaattAAACTCAATGTTTTTCGAACGAATCGATCGTTCTCGTTGAAGggacgagagaaaaagggaaacgaaaagaaacgataagagAAATCTTCTATTTCGTTAACcgtagtaaaagaaagagagagagagaaagaaagagagagagagagagagagagagaggaggaggagggagagggagagagagagagtaaccgtaaaaagtaaattaaataagaattaaatagaaataaaaccgCTCAGCCAAGTAATTGCTTGGCCCGTCGGTTCGTCCCACAATCGTCGGAGATCCTTCGCTCTCTTCTAGTCCTACAGAGCCCAAACCCAAGAGTAGAAAGGAAAGGGGATTCTCGTCGATGGACACACGACGTCGAGTAATCCAACAAAGAATTACTCCCCTACCTTTATCGTACGTgcaattctttattttatttatcaaaattatctgTAGTATGctcgatttttataatataaaaagaaaaaagaaaagcgaacgaacaaatgaacgaacaaacaaaaaaaaaagaaagaaacgtacgCTTCTAGGTCTATCGgacgagtgagaaagaaaaaaaaagagaaaaaagaagaagaagaagaagaaaaagatgataaggagaagaaggagaaggaggagaaggaggaggaggaggaggaggaggaggaggaggaggaagaagaagaaaaaaaacgaagttgTTTGAAAATTCAAGGAAAAAACCTTCGAGAGAATGGTAAGGTGTCGGTGATAAAAATAAGGTGTGGGAGGCAAAAGGGCGCCGTTGGTGAAGAAGGGTGCCATAGAGTCAAGGCGAAATTCGAGGCGGTCCGCGCGACGGCAATCATGGGAGGATTAGGTGCACGTATAAGGATCGGACGCCTACTGTAAGCGAgggaagagatagatagataggagagagagagagagagagagggatacagagagatagatagagagagagagagagactctgaGTTTGCCGAAGGGGAAGAGGTCAAACGGGGGCAAGATAGACGTCTGAGCGCGGGGCTTGAAACGTAAATGATATTCCATGAGGAGCATATGCGTGCCGAGATGGCTCCTCCTCCTTCGTGCCTTTGCGTGTCGCATACAAGGGTAGCCTTGCACGGTGGTATAGGCAAGCACCCTGTGGCAGTGGGGCGCTGCTTTATTACAAACAAGGATTACCCGCGTAATGGGACATTCTGTCCCTTCTCTCGCTTCCAAACCGAACAGTGAGAACGTCCTTTGCACTGACTcacgcatctctctctctctctctctctctctctctctctctctctctctctctctctctttatatatatatatatatatatgtgtgtgtatttaggtgtgtgtatatatattgtatatacgtatacccACACGTATGTTCGATGTTTATCCAAGCATGCTTGTCTCTTTGAAAGGTACGATCTTCCAACAGCCGGTAAGATCCTCTTCGGACTTTCGAATTGACCTTCGAAAATTAATCCCATCCTCTCttcttcgatcgattaaaattacaaattacttCGTTGGcgcatattattataaatttaataatattaaatcattcgaatgatatcaatcaatttcattttcgCGTCCCATTAGAATCACACGTTGTTTCATTGATATATGATACAACGTCAAGAAGCGACGAAAAGGAAATTTCATTACGTTcagtttcgtttcgtttcatttcgtttcaacatatatttattttatatctatacgtTTGACTAATTCCAGTAGAGCAAAGACACCTAGATAATCTAGATTATCGATCGCGTTTTAAAGCATCGATTTGTGGACCTTCAAACAATTCATTCTGTGTACTCGGCTTCAGTGGAAAGAAGCAAATCCGATTggttattcttgaaaatacgAAGTGGTCAGAAGGCTTAACACGATttgtcgatatatatatattgtgtgtgtgtgtgtgtgtatgtgtatgtgtgtatgtgtatgtgtgtacgtgtatgtgtatgtgtgtgtatgtgtagatatatatagattcaAATATCTCTCTCCCACTACAATCTCGGAAATCCATctttaaatattgtaaaaagttCCGTCAATTTTACGACTGTAGCCAGGATTCGATTGATCCGTGTGAGGACCCTCCATAGCTAATTTCACACTGCTAGGATGTATCCTATCCTGAGTGACCGGTCCGCGATAACACTTTAATGATTCACCCAAAATCCTTTCCTTCGTCGAGGactcgaatatatttttagttaTGATTACCTTTCTCGTCTGTTCAACCGGTAATATTGGCTTCTTAGGTACGATCTATAacataaatacaattataacataaatacGTATCATTGTGCTGATACGTTCattgataattacaaaaaaaaaaatctattaacCTTTATCTCATTCTTGAGAACTCGCCAAGTCTCTCGTCCTAGAGTTTCTGGTTGCATGATTGTATACATCTTTGGAACTAACGTGTCCTTGCTATGAACGTAAATACTATTCAATGCCAAGTCCAAAGAATCATTTGGTACCTGCAAATACatttacgatatatttatatttatgtatacatttacgtacatacatacgtatgtatatatatatatatatatataattttaatggtaaacattaaattatgaaagattaatgatattttcgatttaaatTAATCTACCTTTGGTCTGATCAATCGGCAATCTTTTCTTATGCTATTCAAGGTATGATGAGCGAAGAGGCGTTCGTAAGGAGTCAATTTCAAATCCCAGTCCTTGTAGTTACGTAAGACTTTATCACCTAACACAGGTCCACCGGCCGTCCAACAACCCTCTCGAGAGACATCCGGTACGGGATAAGGATTCCGTACGTAATACGCTTCGGCCACCATATTTGTAAAGCTACGATCGATAGATCCTTGATTACGATCTCCCATAAACCCCCATAACCcccaaaaaagaaagaaaaaaagggaagtgaaataacaacaacaaccaaaaaaaaaagaaagaaacgataagaTGATTATCGATGATATGTAACCATGTACATTTATCCTGAATTTAGCGATTACAAATATCGAAAACTATCGAAACAAGATTACGATCTACGTAACGATAACTGTTCCGTTGAAAGAATTTAATCGAcgattttaatcgttaatgGATCAGTAACGGGGATGCCGTTTATATTAGTCAATCTTTCATTTAatctgatttattatttatcgatatgatTAAATAGACACAACTTACATatacttagatatatatatatatatatatatgcattatataatgatttttcacgattatgttatattgtaattaacgtttgcgttccaaaaaaaaaaaaaaataaataaataaataaaaaaaacaaaatatatatatatatacgaatagaatatatttaggatagaaaaataaaagaaatattttgtatcgAAATTAAATCGAGAGGAAATCTCTAAGAATTGGGAACTACTGAGAGTTCCTGTGAATGGCATCGTTCGTGGTAAATCTCGAATTTCACAATAAGCTCTTTCAGTGAAATCCTAAAAGGCGAGAGTCGCTTGTAACTGACTTTAGGTAGTCTTAGGAGCCCTACGAAAGTACTTCGCGCTTCTCGggccaagaagaagaagaagaagaagaagaagaagaagaaatagaagaagaagaggaagagaaagaggaagagatagagaaagaagaaagaacaaacgaTCTCGATAAGTGGACACCCTACAGAGAATGATGGGACACAGGCCTTCTGCATGAATTAACTTGGTTCCCTCATGAATGAATTAGGATTGGAATTGGGgtgaaatttcttttgaacAACGTCGGCTTCAACCACACCGGAAGTTACTTCTTAACTCTCAATCGGTTTTTAAGCTTTATGGTATCCGCAATACAAtcgtgaaaagaaataaaataatgatcgcTCTGTtcgatcgtcatcgtcgtcttcgttggtcctttaatacatacatatacatatatatatatatatatatataaatatatatatatatatatatatatatatatatatatattactattaaatatgtataaaaatattaaaaaaaaagggaaaagaagaaatcatcttaaattaatcaatagaatcattatttctaataggaatgaataaatataagaaaaagtatatgcctataagaaaaaaaaggaaaataatataattgatcgaGTAAAGTAAATGAAGAGATTGATTCACCTGTTTCGTTAAAGATATAGATTttgtatcgaaaaaaaaaaagtatgaaaggaaagaaggaagaaagggcgGAAGGAAGGACACGTTATACACACGGTTATGGTTGGTTCCCCGCATTTAAACGTATTTTGCTCTatttccctcccttcctctctctctctctctctctctctttctctcgctctcagGAGGTGGTCGGCCATGGGCAACGCCGACGTCCAATATTAAACCCGCAGTAATTTATGTTAGCACAAGCGTGCATAATGCTGTTTGTATAAAGCGAGACGATGGCACGTGTCGGCTCGTGCGGTAACATGCATCAATCCCCCTTCAGCACCCATGGTAATTCTTGCCACGTTCCTACTTCGGTGACCTCGCGAGACGACGCGTCAAATCCGCTTAGAtctctaatatattttttatatgaatgcATCTAACtaacgtgatatatatatatatatatacgtgtatatatatatatatatatacacagatacatgtatgtatcatACGTATGTAAAATATCTACGGGTCACATAAACGAGATCTTAAATGTCCATGTTGTAATAAAATCTTCATTCGACTTTTATCCAatatctccatttttttttttttaaatttacactCTATCTCGAAAGACAAACTAATGGGAATTATTTATTCCCATAGATTTTGGcaaatttatcgatatatcaaTTTCAATCGAGATAATTCGATTTTATCTAAACGATCAATAAAACTCAATCTATTTTGCAATATAATTTACTTTCTCtaattcgttcctttttttctatctttttttttttttttaacatttattctTCATCATCGTTATGTTCTGTctattatagataatacaatatcaaaagtaaatcAAACATTCTTCCAAAGCAATATATCTGACGTTTTCTCTGCAAAAgcaattatatacatatcttatgTCGTAAATATCGATTCGTTGAAGGATAGACAAAGGAgggaaaataacaaaatgtgacaatttttctttgatcaaATCGATTGGAATTGGGATGAAAGgtcaaaaggaaaaggataatCTAAAAGGAAAAGTGGTCTGCGACAGATGGATGCgcttattcgaaataaaatgaaagaggagagaaaaaaagaatagcaacaacaacaacaacaacaacaacaaaaataaaacaaaaaaataatgaagaaatggGACGAGGAGGAAGGTGACTCCTCGATCGAGAAATTTTCTACGTCATTGTACTAACATGTAACAGATCATCCGTGAAACTCTTCCTTTATCTTCGTCGCCCTTAGAGTATCCCCTTAGAGTAtttcgcgagagagagagagagagaaagaaagagagagaaagagagagagagagagagagagagagagagagaaagagagagaaagagagagaaagaaaaaggggcgGGGGGTGGCGAGGTGGGAGGGGGTGTGGGGGTACCAACGATAGCTCGACGACACGCGTAATCGCGTAATCGCGGCGCGTGCTGAAGTTCGGGTTGCGGGAGCTTTGCGTACGCCTACACGAGCTAACGGCCACGTGCACGGTCGTGCACGCCCCTGAATCAACAACGTCGATCGAGTGTAGGTAGATATATCTACCATAGGATTCAAGCAAGATTCGAATTCGAGCATGTACTATGAGCCtcccattttctttcctttttctttttattttttattttttattattttttatttttttttatttcttctattcgtttccttttcttttttttttcgtttctccttttttgttttatcttcgatctctttttctttttttttctttttttttttttctttatatatatatatatatatatatatatatatatatatgtacacgttCTTCTAGCGAGTAGAGTAATCGTTAGTAAATCGTTAGCTCTACTAGCGAGTAGAGTAATCTTCTAATGAGTAGAGTAATCGTTATAATAcctaataaaatttgaaaataatttatttacgaatGCGAATTAAAAGGATCAAGCTCGTTCTTCGTAACGCATATAATTAGAtggatatacatttttatcgtcaacCGTGCACTGAATTAACAATGGCGATCGAGTTTAGCtggagatacatacatatatgtatgtatatatatatatatatatatatatggtaggATTCAAGCAAGATTAGATTTCGAACATGTACCATGCAGAcgaatttcattcaatttttttcttttattcctttttttttttctttttttctttgtttgctTCGCGGATAAATAAAGTGTATCTCGTTAGTGATCGTTATTGATCATCGATatgcaataaaatttaaaaatgatctatTTACAAATTCGTATTAGTAGGATCATGGTGGTTCTTCGTAACGCTTAAAATGGATATTCATTGTTAACGTAGTAAATCGAGatcgaatttaaaatttaaaatttttcccaGTATCTTTCGATAAGTCCATGATCAAAGATAGGCTATCCAAATGGTTTAAACGTTTCGATTTGTctcacgaaaaataaaaattcaccATTTCCGTGGCGTAACATACTCGAACCACGTCCATCGTTATctccttattttattttagatcCCGAAAAGAATGTCGAAAATATGAGCGTAACTTTCAGGACGATTTTCGCTGGGAATTCTACGTTTAAACCGTAATCCTATAATATCTTCGAGCCGATATCCCGTCCCGGGGCAATGGAATCGTGCATTCAAATGTACATCGTTTCCCAGCATGCTCTTCGAGGAGCCAGCTAGCCGAGGACAATGCCGAAGGGATGATATTGCCAATATTTGGTTTGATTCTGGTGCGAATGTGCGGGGTGTAGACACTAACATGGAGGGTGCGagcaaacgaaagagagagagagagagagagagagagagagaacatccCTTCGAAAGGGAAGAGGAAGGGTCCAGTGCACGTATGTACGTTAGACGCGAGCCCGATTACCATTTGAATGTCCCTGCCTTTGGTCAGCCTTTGTCGagatacctctctctctctctctctctttctctttctctcatacacacatataaatgCACATATAAACTCATACATAgacacacgtatacacactgaccgtatctatgtatgtaggtatctataatataaaggACACTATACCCTCCTTCCTTTTGTCTACCAGCCCGTATGTTCGATTCTTCGGGTTCTAGAAATAAGGAACGAGCTTTGACAGTTCTCAACACGCCTACCTTTTACTCGCTATCAttcgttttctctcctctctatctcttctccacttctttttttttttttttgttattctacTACACCTAAGGGTGCAAGTTGACCGACCTAGGGCAAGATCGATGATGCCGGGCGGGCCTTGATGTGCCACCGATCGCTACTAtcatttgtttctctctctttctctcttttttctttttttatctcgttcATGATACTTCAGAACTCTCGTCTTTTCcgatattatttcgaaatggTTAATTTAACTACTTATATGATTTCGATCTTAATATCATCTACTCAcacaatgtatataattattaatcatgatatattatatacatatatatatatatatataatagtactCACGtggttaatattatcaatttcatATTCAGTTAATTCAAGAATCAAAGAGATGAGGATTGATATTtgatgtgaaaaaaaagaaaaagtaaaatcggATTTTCCCGATCGAACTCGTCGAATTCTCTTAAAGAAACGAATATTTTCGATCGAGGTTTTCCACGGTGAAAATAATGCCTTACACTCTGCGTGACCGATAGAACGAAAGCAATGGGGGGGGTTAGTCTTGCACCAGTGCTGGTGCGACAGGTGGCCCGTGAAATCAGTGCACAAGTGCGCCGTTTTATACGAGACGCATCACCCTCCCCGACGCGCTTCATTAAGGAATTAAGTGCTCGATCGTTAGAATTCCGAGACGAGGGGATAGGGAGGAAGAGTATGGACTGGGAACGCGCCGTTCACCATTATATCCTAGATTTATAAACGGTGC
This sequence is a window from Vespa crabro chromosome 9, iyVesCrab1.2, whole genome shotgun sequence. Protein-coding genes within it:
- the LOC124426622 gene encoding uncharacterized protein LOC124426622 is translated as MVAEAYYVRNPYPVPDVSREGCWTAGGPVLGDKVLRNYKDWDLKLTPYERLFAHHTLNSIRKDCRLIRPKVPNDSLDLALNSIYVHSKDTLVPKMYTIMQPETLGRETWRVLKNEIKIVPKKPILPVEQTRKVIITKNIFESSTKERILGESLKCYRGPVTQDRIHPSSVKLAMEGPHTDQSNPGYSRKIDGTFYNI